Genomic window (Candidatus Fokinia cryptica):
TGATTAAGAAATTAGGTATACGTAAGTGATTTTTTATCAAGTGCTACTCAGAAGCTGTAAAGTATAGTGCAACACCAAGAATAAACTGAGAAAAATATTAGATGTTATCAGATACTTCAAAAATTCCTTTTGTATTGCGTAGCGATTACGTTCAACTTGAAACAGGCGCTCTAGCTACACAATCTGACGCCTCTGTAGTAGTAAAATACGGAGATACAACAGTGCTTTGCGTGGTAGTTTCCTCTCAATTAGAAAAAGATATGGGATTTTTACCGTTACAGGTAAATTACCATGAAAAGTTTTACGCCTCCGGCAAGATACCAGGTGGTTTCATAAAGCGTGAAACTAAGCTTAGCGAAAGAGAGATTTTAATTGCGCGTAGGCTAGATAGACAGATACGACCACTATTCGATTCGAGTTGTACTAAAACTGAAATTCAGATATCGTGTACAACACTTTCTTACGATCCTAAATTTGATCCTGAGATTGCTGCATCACTTGGTGTATCTGCTGCTTTATTGCTTTCTGATCTCCCATTTCGTGGTCCAGTTTGTATGGTGAAAGGAACTATATTTCAGAATATAAAATCAGAAATTATCACAGCATTTACTGACGCATCTGTAGTAATGATTGAAGGAAAATTTCCAGAATGTACTACTGATGAGTTTATATCGGCCTTGGAAACTATTAGGATTGAGTCAAATGTAGAGAAGCTTATTACTCTAGTAAAAGACTTTGTACAAGAATACAAAATCCGTGAAAAAAACAGTAAAAACCAAGACATCAATTCTGATATTGCTGAAATAAACTCAGTTTTTATGAATTCTCAACATGTAAATATACAAACAAAGTTAGAGAAACATAATATACTCTGTAATAACTTAATGAGGGCTAGTAACATCTCTAAGTACTTGGAACAAATATATCTACTACCAGATAAAAAGGCTCGTAAGAAAAATATCTCAATTTTAAGAAAATGTTTACTTCTTGAAATAACCAATTTGTACTCTAACCATCAAACTGAGAAATCTCTTTTTAAAAATATAGATAATATTACCAAAGCAGAATTTTATGAGCTTTGGGAAACTGGACTCCCAATAGAAGCTATTTCTCATTTTGTTGATAAGTATATAAGCGTAGAAAGTTCGAGTATTATGAGAAAAAATTTAAAGCACTCTCAAGTAAGGCTAGATGGTAGAAAGCCTGATGAAATAAGAATGCTTGAAGCATCTCACTCATATATTCCAACTGCCCATGGGTCTGCTTTATTCTCAAGAGGTGAAACCCAAGTACTTGCAGTTATTACACTAGGTGGTAAGCAAGATGAGCAAATCTCTGAAACGATGATAGGAAGTAGTAGAGAAAATTTTATGCTTCACTATAATTTTCCTAAATGGTCAGTTGGTGAGATATCAGCAAGTCCTTCTCTCAGTAGAAGAGAGATAGGACATGGAAATTTAGCGTTATCAGCAATTTCTGGAATTTTACCTAACGTAGAAAGTTTCGATTATACTATAAGAGTAGTTGCAGATGTGTTATCTTCTAATGGCTCGTCTTCAATGGCTACTGTATGTGCATCTTCTATTGCCTTAATGGATGCTGGTGTACCAATCTCAAAACATGTTGCTGGTGTTGCGGTTGGAGTAGTAAAGATAGATAATGAATTAATTGTGTTATCTGATATAAGTGGTGATGAAGATCAGTTAGGCGACATGGACTTGAAAATTACTGGAACTAGAGATGGATTTACTGCTATTCAAATGGATATAAAAATTCCTGGAGTACAATTTAGTGAATTAAAAACAGTACTCAATAAAGCTAAACTATCTTTGGATAGTATATTAAATTTTATGTATTCTATAATAAATATGCCATCAATTTCTTCCAATAGTCCTCAGACCATTACACTAAAAATTCCAAAAGAGAAAATTAGAAATGTTATAGGTCAAGGCGGCTCTACAATAAAACATATATGCGCTACTTCTGGTGCTAAAATAGATATTAGAGATACAGGTGAAACTAGAATTTTTGGGAGCGTGGAAGCAATAGAAAAAGCGCAACAAATGATAGCAGATATCACTAAAGATGTTGAAGTCGGTCAGGTGTATGATGGATTAATAATGAAAGTTGTAGATTTTGGATGTTTTGTAAAGTTACCTACTGGAGTAGAAGGACTATTACATGTAAGTGAAATTCCTAAAAATGATGCTAATCTTTTTGTTGAGGGCTATAGATTGAAAGTTAAAGTTATAAAAGCTGAAAATGGTAGAATCTCTTTAACAGCACATATTGAACATAGAACCACTCATTCTAAAAACGATAGCTTTAATGATGGTGAAGATAATGGTAGGCAAAGAACAAAGCTTAGGTATCGTAAGGAGAATTCATCTCAAGACACTTCTTGCGATGGAAGTGCTGATTCTAGTAATAAAAAATGGCGATTTACATAGAATTTTTTCCTAGTTAATTGCTAAATTTTCGCGAAATTAGTTTTATTAGGAGATAGCTCTTTATTTTTCATGTCTAATAATTTAAAGAACAGAAGAAAAATCGCTAATAAAAAGCGATTTTTCCATCTTTTAGTGCATTTATTGATTGATAAAGTTAGCAATATTTCTCTAAGCAGAATCATATGGCACCTCGTCTGTTTCTTTGTTTCGTTCTTAATCGTTGTAGTGGTGGTAAGTTCACTGCGATTTATGATAAATTTACCAAATTATGAAATTCTTGTTAACTACGAACCTTCGTCTATCACTAGAGTATATGATGTAGCGGGTAATATAATTGGAGAGCAATCTGCTGAATATAGAATACCTGTGTCTTTTGATGACATACCAAAAATTGTAATAGATGCGTTTTTAGCTGCAGAAGATAAAAGTTTCTTTGAACACAATGGTATAGATTTTACAGGCATAGTAAGAGCGTTAATACAAACTGTATTTAGACTTGGTAAAGGAAAAACGCCTGTTGGAGGTTCAACTATTACTCAACAAATTATTAAATCTATTCTTATTGGAAATGAACAAACAATTTCGAGGAAAGTAAAAGAAGCAATTTTAGCTTATAAAATAAGCAGTATTATCGATAAAGATGCTCTTATGGAGCTTTATTTAAATTATATTTTCTTAGGAAATAATTCATATGGTATAGTAGCTGCTGCACGTTCTTACTTTAATAAAAATTTATCTGAACTTTCATTACAAGAAGCTGCCTTGTTAGCTGCATTACCTAAGGCTCCTACAAAACTCAATCCGTTTCATAACCCTGAGTATGCATTAACTAGGAGAAATTGGGTCATTCAACGAATGTATCATGAAAATTTCATTACAAGGGATAAGGCTATAGAAGCTATAAATACTCCACTAACGTTGGCAACTCAAAATAAGAATAAAGCAATGGATTCGATATATTATTCAGAATATGGTAATCAAGTTCTAGAAGAAGCTAAAGCTATCTATGGTATAGATACAGTCAACGAATCTGGGTTGGTGATATACTCTAACATGGAGAAAGAGATTCAGCATGCATGTGTGAATGCACTTAATAAAGGAATAGAAAAGTACAGTGCTGAAAATGGAGAATTTCTCAGCGTTATAGATCATATCCCTAATTATGACAGTACATCACATAAGTCAGCAAAAATTGCCTTATTACGTAATTTGCAAACTAAATTTCTACATGAAAATGAAGTTACATATCACGATAATGTTATCTCAATCGGGGTAGTGGATAAAAAGACTGATACCTATTTATCAGTATTGGCTTTAGATTCTACTATTTTCACAATAGCTTATAATAAGCA
Coding sequences:
- a CDS encoding polyribonucleotide nucleotidyltransferase, which translates into the protein MLSDTSKIPFVLRSDYVQLETGALATQSDASVVVKYGDTTVLCVVVSSQLEKDMGFLPLQVNYHEKFYASGKIPGGFIKRETKLSEREILIARRLDRQIRPLFDSSCTKTEIQISCTTLSYDPKFDPEIAASLGVSAALLLSDLPFRGPVCMVKGTIFQNIKSEIITAFTDASVVMIEGKFPECTTDEFISALETIRIESNVEKLITLVKDFVQEYKIREKNSKNQDINSDIAEINSVFMNSQHVNIQTKLEKHNILCNNLMRASNISKYLEQIYLLPDKKARKKNISILRKCLLLEITNLYSNHQTEKSLFKNIDNITKAEFYELWETGLPIEAISHFVDKYISVESSSIMRKNLKHSQVRLDGRKPDEIRMLEASHSYIPTAHGSALFSRGETQVLAVITLGGKQDEQISETMIGSSRENFMLHYNFPKWSVGEISASPSLSRREIGHGNLALSAISGILPNVESFDYTIRVVADVLSSNGSSSMATVCASSIALMDAGVPISKHVAGVAVGVVKIDNELIVLSDISGDEDQLGDMDLKITGTRDGFTAIQMDIKIPGVQFSELKTVLNKAKLSLDSILNFMYSIINMPSISSNSPQTITLKIPKEKIRNVIGQGGSTIKHICATSGAKIDIRDTGETRIFGSVEAIEKAQQMIADITKDVEVGQVYDGLIMKVVDFGCFVKLPTGVEGLLHVSEIPKNDANLFVEGYRLKVKVIKAENGRISLTAHIEHRTTHSKNDSFNDGEDNGRQRTKLRYRKENSSQDTSCDGSADSSNKKWRFT
- a CDS encoding PBP1A family penicillin-binding protein, whose product is MINLPNYEILVNYEPSSITRVYDVAGNIIGEQSAEYRIPVSFDDIPKIVIDAFLAAEDKSFFEHNGIDFTGIVRALIQTVFRLGKGKTPVGGSTITQQIIKSILIGNEQTISRKVKEAILAYKISSIIDKDALMELYLNYIFLGNNSYGIVAAARSYFNKNLSELSLQEAALLAALPKAPTKLNPFHNPEYALTRRNWVIQRMYHENFITRDKAIEAINTPLTLATQNKNKAMDSIYYSEYGNQVLEEAKAIYGIDTVNESGLVIYSNMEKEIQHACVNALNKGIEKYSAENGEFLSVIDHIPNYDSTSHKSAKIALLRNLQTKFLHENEVTYHDNVISIGVVDKKTDTYLSVLALDSTIFTIAYNKHNNLKNTLFNIGDVLLITKNQKNEYIPYRIPKVNGAIIVLERFTGKVLAFSGGYKNPLLQHDYFNRAFFAKRQPGSLMKTFIYLSALKKNYTLSSILSDEPISLDAGNGVIWSPKNWDDKFMGNISLMDAFALSRNTVTVRLLMQLGLPQVVVLCKQFGLYDDDIDYSRIGYSFALGTLETTLLKITSAYNTIASHGHKINPQLINIIYDKAGNIIQQNEHISINESYAQNIRDMNENTNKDYETFYDISSQQIIEKNIALQALTLLQHATKEKFQNTKLSNAGGKTGTTNDSKDVFFIGCGDRYTVGIYIGFDTPKTLGKNAYGRNIALPIFVDFMEKVLPDNVVSLEQQPFVLHFIQ